The Persephonella sp. IF05-L8 genome contains a region encoding:
- a CDS encoding metal-binding protein, giving the protein MAAGRTHDLINLSVLPVAVYYLRPENAPSFIAGYFIGTFFLSPDNDIFHSKPNKRWKILRFIWYPYTKLFSHRGISHLPVLGILTKLIYLVIVFSLISAIILIPLYFYKPDLIPEIDTNPQSLKEYLLHPFTVSFFFGLILSEIVHVITDIIYSAIKKLKVL; this is encoded by the coding sequence GTGGCTGCAGGGAGAACACATGACTTAATAAATCTTTCTGTTCTTCCTGTGGCTGTTTATTACCTAAGACCTGAAAATGCTCCATCTTTTATAGCTGGATATTTTATTGGAACTTTTTTCCTCTCCCCTGATAACGATATTTTCCACTCAAAACCAAACAAACGCTGGAAAATTTTGAGATTTATCTGGTATCCATACACTAAACTCTTTTCTCATAGAGGGATATCCCACCTTCCAGTATTGGGAATATTAACTAAGTTAATATATTTAGTTATTGTTTTTTCTTTGATATCAGCTATTATCTTAATCCCTCTGTATTTTTATAAACCTGATTTAATTCCTGAGATAGATACCAATCCTCAATCTCTAAAAGAGTATCTTTTACACCCTTTCACAGTTTCTTTCTTTTTTGGTCTTATACTGTCAGAGATTGTTCATGTAATTACTGATATTATATATTCAGCAATCAAAAAACTTAAGGTGCTGTGA
- a CDS encoding site-2 protease family protein: MRFKSIPIFKVFGIQVNLDFSWFIVFFLITFTLAEAFYPYYYPGHNFLVYLFVSAISAILLFASVLLHELSHSLVALKYGIPVREIDLFIFGGVAMIEEEAPSPKIEFLVAIAGPLCSFALAFIFFLLALFYPQDDLLNGIINYLMYVNLALGLFNLIPAFPLDGGRILRSIIWAKKDIITATKVSSWTGTMFAYFLMLLGFLSLIQGSFINALWYGFLGWFLKNAAKVSFEQTKLSVILSQYKVEQFMHTVKPVLPDETISEFMLYHYPMYNTRMFPVIGRDGKIYVVDIFDIKSIPQSQWDSIKVVDIAKPIVAYVSPYDTLMKALKLMNRYQLDELPVIYGNTVLGIIKREVIESLLERYMLQEKFGR, from the coding sequence ATGAGATTTAAATCTATTCCAATATTTAAAGTTTTCGGTATCCAGGTAAATCTGGACTTTAGCTGGTTTATTGTATTTTTCCTTATTACATTTACTTTGGCAGAAGCTTTTTATCCCTATTACTACCCAGGGCATAACTTTCTGGTTTATCTATTTGTAAGTGCCATATCGGCAATATTGCTGTTTGCATCTGTTTTACTTCATGAACTATCCCACTCCCTTGTGGCTCTCAAATACGGTATTCCTGTAAGGGAGATAGACCTGTTTATATTTGGTGGTGTAGCCATGATAGAAGAGGAAGCTCCCTCTCCTAAAATAGAGTTTTTAGTGGCCATAGCAGGACCTTTATGTAGTTTTGCACTGGCTTTTATATTTTTCTTACTGGCTCTTTTTTATCCTCAGGATGATTTATTAAACGGAATAATAAACTATCTAATGTATGTAAATCTGGCACTGGGATTATTTAATCTCATTCCAGCCTTTCCTCTGGATGGAGGAAGAATTCTCAGGTCAATAATCTGGGCTAAAAAGGATATAATCACTGCCACAAAAGTAAGCAGCTGGACAGGGACAATGTTTGCCTACTTTCTTATGCTTCTTGGCTTTCTTTCTCTTATACAGGGAAGTTTTATTAATGCCTTATGGTATGGATTTCTGGGATGGTTTTTGAAGAATGCTGCCAAAGTAAGTTTTGAACAGACCAAACTATCTGTAATTCTTTCCCAATACAAAGTTGAACAATTTATGCATACTGTAAAACCCGTCTTACCGGACGAAACCATATCAGAATTTATGCTTTATCATTATCCTATGTATAACACAAGAATGTTTCCTGTTATCGGCAGAGATGGGAAAATTTATGTGGTTGATATTTTTGATATAAAAAGTATTCCTCAATCACAATGGGACAGCATAAAAGTGGTTGATATTGCAAAACCTATTGTAGCTTATGTGAGCCCTTATGACACCCTGATGAAAGCTCTTAAATTAATGAATAGATACCAGCTTGATGAACTACCTGTGATTTATGGAAATACGGTTCTGGGAATAATAAAAAGAGAAGTTATAGAAAGTTTATTGGAAAGATATATGTTACAGGAAAAATTCGGAAGGTGA